DNA from Candidatus Scalindua japonica:
AGGTGATGAATATTATTAAATGAATAAATCTGCAAAGCGGTCAATCAAAACCAAAATTCCTACCTAAGGGCTCAACATGGTAGTAAACTAATGAGAGATGAATATATACTGTTCGTATAAGAAAACACAAGGAAAGGAAAATGAAGTATGAATGGCAATAAGCCAAGGTGGTTGAGTATTGTATATTTTATTATGTGTGTATCATGTCTGGTATATTTCGGCGCCAGACTAGTTATAGCGGGTGACCCAAGTGGTACCCTAAACTATGGGTCCGATGGCAGCATTGAGAGGCTAGGCTATTCTATAAATTTCACATGGACACTTGTTGCCGCATTTCTGGTGTTTTCAATGCAAGCAGGCTTTGCAATGCTTGGTGGATTTTTACAGACTAAAAATATGCTGGGATACATAGCACACTGTTTTATAGATGGAACTCTCGGTGCAATCGTCTTCTGGGTCGTTGGTTTTGCCCTTATGTTTGGTGGCTCCGAAGCTGCACCAGGACTTGAAAAAGGCAATGCCTTTATAGGATTTAGCGGATTCTTCCTCTCTTCCGGAAGCTATGATGTAGAAACGGTTATGCTCTGGCTCTTCCAGATGGTATTTGCCACCAAAGCAGTTACCATTATTGCAGGCGCTGTGGCAGAACGGATGAAGTTTGTTCCTTATTTAATCTACAGCACTTGTGTCTGCGGAGCAATCTATCCTATATACGGACATTGGATCTGGGGTGGAGGGTGGCTAAGTTCTTTACCCTATGGTGCTGGCTGTGTGGATTTTGCGGGAGCAGCAGTTATTCATACTGTGGGAGGAATGCTTGCTCTGACAGGCGCCTGGGTTCTCGGCCCAAGAATGAATAAATTCAACCCTGATGGCTCGTCAAATGCCATCCCGGGACACAACATTAATTTAGTAGTTCTCGGCACACTATTTCTGGCATTTGGATGGTTCGCTTTTAATGCGGGCAGTACACTTGGCGCAACAGATCTCAGGATTTCAGTTATAGCTACTAATACATTTCTGGGAGCTGCTGCTGGTGCAACTATAGTAATATTTGTATCATATATAATCTTCGAGTTTGCTGATATTGGCCTTGCCTGTAACGGTGCGCTTGCTGGTTTGGTGGGTGTAACTGGCGCATGCGCATATATTCCTCCATGGGCTGCCATAGCGATTGGTGTTGTGTCGGGAATGATTATGTGGGGCACTGTAATATTTGTAGAAACAAAACTGAAAGTTGATGATCCTCTTGGTGCAGTTGCTGTACATGGTGCAAATGGTATATGGGGAATGATTGCGGTTGGGATATTTGCTGACGGTACGTATGGCGGCATAAGAGGTTGTATTACAGGTTCTATTGAACAGCTTAAAGCCCAGCTTATCGGTGTTCTGGTTGCTATGGCCTGGGGGTTAAGTACTGGAGCATTAATATTCTGGCTACTCAAGATAACCATGGGCCTGCGTGTCTCTGAACTGGTTGAACACGAAGGCGTTGACATACATTTACATGGCTCTCCGTGTTATCCAGCGCAAGATGAAATTACACCACTATTTGGCACGGCTGATGAAGAAGAGACCGCTCACAGAGATAGGGGCATATTGTAAAGAGCCTTTAGCAAAAAAGGTTGCTGAGAAAGCCGGTGCTGATACCCTGATGGAGCTTTCTACCGGTGGTGACTTAGGTGAGATAAGGCGAAGGGTTCTTGACTCAATCAGTTTAACGGTTGGGACTGTGCCTCTTTACCAGGTAGCAATGGAGACTATTGAAAAGAAAGGTTCTGTTGTAAAGATGGAGTCTGATTTTCTTTTTGAGATTATTGAGCGGCAGGCACAGGATGGAATCGGCTTTATGGCTATTCACTGTGGTATAAATATGATTACGTTGGAGATATGGTGAAACTTAAGGATAAAGTAAAAAACCCAGGATTTGAAAATGGGAATTGCCAGGAG
Protein-coding regions in this window:
- a CDS encoding phosphomethylpyrimidine synthase ThiC; translation: MKKRPLTEIGAYCKEPLAKKVAEKAGADTLMELSTGGDLGEIRRRVLDSISLTVGTVPLYQVAMETIEKKGSVVKMESDFLFEIIERQAQDGIGFMAIHCGINMITLEIW
- a CDS encoding ammonium transporter, whose translation is MNGNKPRWLSIVYFIMCVSCLVYFGARLVIAGDPSGTLNYGSDGSIERLGYSINFTWTLVAAFLVFSMQAGFAMLGGFLQTKNMLGYIAHCFIDGTLGAIVFWVVGFALMFGGSEAAPGLEKGNAFIGFSGFFLSSGSYDVETVMLWLFQMVFATKAVTIIAGAVAERMKFVPYLIYSTCVCGAIYPIYGHWIWGGGWLSSLPYGAGCVDFAGAAVIHTVGGMLALTGAWVLGPRMNKFNPDGSSNAIPGHNINLVVLGTLFLAFGWFAFNAGSTLGATDLRISVIATNTFLGAAAGATIVIFVSYIIFEFADIGLACNGALAGLVGVTGACAYIPPWAAIAIGVVSGMIMWGTVIFVETKLKVDDPLGAVAVHGANGIWGMIAVGIFADGTYGGIRGCITGSIEQLKAQLIGVLVAMAWGLSTGALIFWLLKITMGLRVSELVEHEGVDIHLHGSPCYPAQDEITPLFGTADEEETAHRDRGIL